In Vicia villosa cultivar HV-30 ecotype Madison, WI unplaced genomic scaffold, Vvil1.0 ctg.000197F_1_1, whole genome shotgun sequence, one genomic interval encodes:
- the LOC131625286 gene encoding serine/threonine-protein kinase BLUS1 isoform X2 — MEPISEKRYPLGAVNYKLYEEVGEGVSASVFRALCIPLNEIVAIKVLDLEKCNNDLDGIRREVQTMSLIDHPNLLKAYCSFTAGHSLWVVMPYMAGGSCLHIMKSAFPEGFEEPVIATVLREVLKALVYLHAHGHIHRDIKAGNILFDSNGAVKVADFGVSACMFDTGDRQRSRNTFVGTPCWMAPEVMQQLHGYDFKADIWSFGITALELAHGHAPFSKYPPMKVLLMTLQNAPPGLDYERDKRFSKSFKELVATCLVKDPKKRPSSEKLLKHHFFKHARATEYLARTILDGLAPLGDRFKTLKAKEADLLMQNKALYEMEQLSQKEYIRGISAWNFNLEDLKSQAALIQDEDMSIAEKPDTDKKKKDILNDLKVPAEEHSASNHSEGKSTLDKEDGFNNLKDLESSLASFPVKPLQALKGCFDVCDDDDVNNTSPRDLDHSYGRIDNESSGPSKMSPQNSTQPKKFFSSSLQPDNFSKKVTDVDRDYPQTKYPSERNHSGPLLYRQRRDINNFPSVDDASEGAVVQRRGRFKVTSADPSSMGLSNNSSGPVTGSPTPTPTSPPKQNLVTASILPSLQCILQQNGLQREEIIKLIKHTEQSYGKNSESIEAGAVDILQASPATTREKELHSQVIQLQQSIGSLVEELQRQKMKNVQLERQLSSMVNKIEK; from the exons ATGGAGCCAATTTCGGAAAAACGATATCCTCTAGGTGCAGTAAATTACAAGTTATATGAAGAGGTTGGGGAAGGCGTCAGTGCCTCAGTATTCCGAGCTCTCTGCATTCCACTCAATGAGATTGTTGCCATCAAAGTACTTGATCTTGAGAAGTGCAATAATGATTTG GATGGAATTCGGAGAGAGGTACAGACCATGAGCTTGATTGATCATCCAAATCTTTTAAAAGCATATTGCTCTTTTACTGCTGGGCACAGTCTTTGGGTTGTGATGCCCTACATGGCTGGTGGCTCTTGCCTTCATATAATGAAATCGGCCTTTCCCGAGGGTTTTGAAGAACCTGTTATTGCAACTGTATTGCGTGAGGTTCTCAAAGCTCTTGTTTATCTCCATGCCCATGGGCACATACACAGAGATATTAAG GCTGGGAATATTTTGTTTGATTCTAATGGTGCAGTCAAAGTGGCTGACTTTGGAGTATCTGCGTGTATGTTTGATACCGGAGATAGGCAACGTTCAAGAAATACTTTTGTTGGAACACCTTGCTG GATGGCTCCTGAAGTTATGCAGCAATTGCATGGATATGATTTTAA AGCAGATATATGGTCGTTTGGTATAACAGCACTTGAACTTGCTCATGGTCATGCACCATTTTCCAAGTATCCACCGATGAAA GTTTTGCTTATGACTTTGCAAAATGCCCCTCCAGGTCTTGATTATGAAAGAGACAAGAGATTTTCAAAG TCTTTCAAAGAGTTGGTTGCCACCTGCTTAGTCAAAGACCCAAAGAAGCGTCCAAGCTCAGAAAAGCTTTTAAAGCACCACTTCTTTAAACATGCACGTGCCACCGAATATCTTGCTCGCACCATTCTCGATGGCCTTGCTCCATTAGGAGACCGCTTTAAAACGCTGAAG GCTAAAGAGGCAGATTTATTGATGCAGAACAAAGCTCTTTATGAAATGGAGCAATTATCTCAG AAAGAATATATTCGAGGAATTAGTGCCTGGAATTTTAACCTGGAAGATTTGAAGAGTCAAGCTGCTCTT ATTCAAGATGAAGACATGTCAATTGCAGAAAAGCCAGATACAGATAAGAAGAAAAAAGACATCTTAAATGACTTAAAGGTTCCCGCGGAGGAGCATTCTGCTTCTAATCATTCAGAGGGTAAATCCACACTGGACAAGGAG GATGGATTCAACAATCTTAAGGATTTGGAAAGTTCACTTGCTTCATTCCCTGTTAAACCTCTTCAAGCACTCAA AGGTTGTTTTGATgtctgtgatgatgatgatgtcaaTAATACTAGTCCAAGAGATTTGGATCACAGTTATGGAAGAATTGATAATGAAAGTTCTGGGCCAAGTAAAATGTCGCCTCAAAATTCTACTCAGCCTAAGAAATTTTTCTCTAGCTCTTTACAACCTgataatttttccaaaaaagttACTGATGTGGACAG GGATTATCCACAAACAAAATATCCTTCCGAACGGAATCACAGTGGTCCATTGTTATATCGGCAGAGGAGAGATATCAACAACTTTCCATCTG TTGATGACGCATCAGAAGGAGCGGTCGTCCAGCGTAGGGGACGGTTTAAGGTCACCTCAGCAGATCCCAGTTCAATG GGTCTTTCAAATAACTCTTCTGGCCCTGTTACTGGAAGTCCTACTCCTACTCCTACCAGTCCCCCAAAACAGAACTTAGTGACCGCTTCTATTCTTCCATCCCTGCAGTGCATCTTGCAACAGAACGGCTTGCAGAGG GAAGAAATTATTAAACTGATAAAGCACACAGAGCAATCTTATG GTAAGAATTCAGAATCCATAGAGGCAGGAGCAGTTGATATTCTGCAG GCATCACCCGCGACAACTAGAGAAAAAGAGCTGCATTCGCAGGTGATTCAACTTCAGCAGAG CATTGGAAGCCTTGTTGAGGAATTGCAGAGAcaaaagatgaaaaatgttcaG TTAGAGAGACAGTTAAGCAGTATGGTCAAcaaaattgaaaagtga
- the LOC131625286 gene encoding serine/threonine-protein kinase BLUS1 isoform X1 — protein MEPISEKRYPLGAVNYKLYEEVGEGVSASVFRALCIPLNEIVAIKVLDLEKCNNDLDGIRREVQTMSLIDHPNLLKAYCSFTAGHSLWVVMPYMAGGSCLHIMKSAFPEGFEEPVIATVLREVLKALVYLHAHGHIHRDIKAGNILFDSNGAVKVADFGVSACMFDTGDRQRSRNTFVGTPCWMAPEVMQQLHGYDFKADIWSFGITALELAHGHAPFSKYPPMKVLLMTLQNAPPGLDYERDKRFSKSFKELVATCLVKDPKKRPSSEKLLKHHFFKHARATEYLARTILDGLAPLGDRFKTLKAKEADLLMQNKALYEMEQLSQKEYIRGISAWNFNLEDLKSQAALIQDEDMSIAEKPDTDKKKKDILNDLKVPAEEHSASNHSEGKSTLDKEDGFNNLKDLESSLASFPVKPLQALKGCFDVCDDDDVNNTSPRDLDHSYGRIDNESSGPSKMSPQNSTQPKKFFSSSLQPDNFSKKVTDVDRDYPQTKYPSERNHSGPLLYRQRRDINNFPSVDDASEGAVVQRRGRFKVTSADPSSMGLSNNSSGPVTGSPTPTPTSPPKQNLVTASILPSLQCILQQNGLQREEIIKLIKHTEQSYAGKNSESIEAGAVDILQASPATTREKELHSQVIQLQQSIGSLVEELQRQKMKNVQLERQLSSMVNKIEK, from the exons ATGGAGCCAATTTCGGAAAAACGATATCCTCTAGGTGCAGTAAATTACAAGTTATATGAAGAGGTTGGGGAAGGCGTCAGTGCCTCAGTATTCCGAGCTCTCTGCATTCCACTCAATGAGATTGTTGCCATCAAAGTACTTGATCTTGAGAAGTGCAATAATGATTTG GATGGAATTCGGAGAGAGGTACAGACCATGAGCTTGATTGATCATCCAAATCTTTTAAAAGCATATTGCTCTTTTACTGCTGGGCACAGTCTTTGGGTTGTGATGCCCTACATGGCTGGTGGCTCTTGCCTTCATATAATGAAATCGGCCTTTCCCGAGGGTTTTGAAGAACCTGTTATTGCAACTGTATTGCGTGAGGTTCTCAAAGCTCTTGTTTATCTCCATGCCCATGGGCACATACACAGAGATATTAAG GCTGGGAATATTTTGTTTGATTCTAATGGTGCAGTCAAAGTGGCTGACTTTGGAGTATCTGCGTGTATGTTTGATACCGGAGATAGGCAACGTTCAAGAAATACTTTTGTTGGAACACCTTGCTG GATGGCTCCTGAAGTTATGCAGCAATTGCATGGATATGATTTTAA AGCAGATATATGGTCGTTTGGTATAACAGCACTTGAACTTGCTCATGGTCATGCACCATTTTCCAAGTATCCACCGATGAAA GTTTTGCTTATGACTTTGCAAAATGCCCCTCCAGGTCTTGATTATGAAAGAGACAAGAGATTTTCAAAG TCTTTCAAAGAGTTGGTTGCCACCTGCTTAGTCAAAGACCCAAAGAAGCGTCCAAGCTCAGAAAAGCTTTTAAAGCACCACTTCTTTAAACATGCACGTGCCACCGAATATCTTGCTCGCACCATTCTCGATGGCCTTGCTCCATTAGGAGACCGCTTTAAAACGCTGAAG GCTAAAGAGGCAGATTTATTGATGCAGAACAAAGCTCTTTATGAAATGGAGCAATTATCTCAG AAAGAATATATTCGAGGAATTAGTGCCTGGAATTTTAACCTGGAAGATTTGAAGAGTCAAGCTGCTCTT ATTCAAGATGAAGACATGTCAATTGCAGAAAAGCCAGATACAGATAAGAAGAAAAAAGACATCTTAAATGACTTAAAGGTTCCCGCGGAGGAGCATTCTGCTTCTAATCATTCAGAGGGTAAATCCACACTGGACAAGGAG GATGGATTCAACAATCTTAAGGATTTGGAAAGTTCACTTGCTTCATTCCCTGTTAAACCTCTTCAAGCACTCAA AGGTTGTTTTGATgtctgtgatgatgatgatgtcaaTAATACTAGTCCAAGAGATTTGGATCACAGTTATGGAAGAATTGATAATGAAAGTTCTGGGCCAAGTAAAATGTCGCCTCAAAATTCTACTCAGCCTAAGAAATTTTTCTCTAGCTCTTTACAACCTgataatttttccaaaaaagttACTGATGTGGACAG GGATTATCCACAAACAAAATATCCTTCCGAACGGAATCACAGTGGTCCATTGTTATATCGGCAGAGGAGAGATATCAACAACTTTCCATCTG TTGATGACGCATCAGAAGGAGCGGTCGTCCAGCGTAGGGGACGGTTTAAGGTCACCTCAGCAGATCCCAGTTCAATG GGTCTTTCAAATAACTCTTCTGGCCCTGTTACTGGAAGTCCTACTCCTACTCCTACCAGTCCCCCAAAACAGAACTTAGTGACCGCTTCTATTCTTCCATCCCTGCAGTGCATCTTGCAACAGAACGGCTTGCAGAGG GAAGAAATTATTAAACTGATAAAGCACACAGAGCAATCTTATG CAGGTAAGAATTCAGAATCCATAGAGGCAGGAGCAGTTGATATTCTGCAG GCATCACCCGCGACAACTAGAGAAAAAGAGCTGCATTCGCAGGTGATTCAACTTCAGCAGAG CATTGGAAGCCTTGTTGAGGAATTGCAGAGAcaaaagatgaaaaatgttcaG TTAGAGAGACAGTTAAGCAGTATGGTCAAcaaaattgaaaagtga
- the LOC131625286 gene encoding serine/threonine-protein kinase BLUS1 isoform X3, whose translation MEPISEKRYPLGAVNYKLYEEVGEGVSASVFRALCIPLNEIVAIKVLDLEKCNNDLDGIRREVQTMSLIDHPNLLKAYCSFTAGHSLWVVMPYMAGGSCLHIMKSAFPEGFEEPVIATVLREVLKALVYLHAHGHIHRDIKAGNILFDSNGAVKVADFGVSACMFDTGDRQRSRNTFVGTPCWMAPEVMQQLHGYDFKADIWSFGITALELAHGHAPFSKYPPMKVLLMTLQNAPPGLDYERDKRFSKSFKELVATCLVKDPKKRPSSEKLLKHHFFKHARATEYLARTILDGLAPLGDRFKTLKNKALYEMEQLSQKEYIRGISAWNFNLEDLKSQAALIQDEDMSIAEKPDTDKKKKDILNDLKVPAEEHSASNHSEGKSTLDKEDGFNNLKDLESSLASFPVKPLQALKGCFDVCDDDDVNNTSPRDLDHSYGRIDNESSGPSKMSPQNSTQPKKFFSSSLQPDNFSKKVTDVDRDYPQTKYPSERNHSGPLLYRQRRDINNFPSVDDASEGAVVQRRGRFKVTSADPSSMGLSNNSSGPVTGSPTPTPTSPPKQNLVTASILPSLQCILQQNGLQREEIIKLIKHTEQSYAGKNSESIEAGAVDILQASPATTREKELHSQVIQLQQSIGSLVEELQRQKMKNVQLERQLSSMVNKIEK comes from the exons ATGGAGCCAATTTCGGAAAAACGATATCCTCTAGGTGCAGTAAATTACAAGTTATATGAAGAGGTTGGGGAAGGCGTCAGTGCCTCAGTATTCCGAGCTCTCTGCATTCCACTCAATGAGATTGTTGCCATCAAAGTACTTGATCTTGAGAAGTGCAATAATGATTTG GATGGAATTCGGAGAGAGGTACAGACCATGAGCTTGATTGATCATCCAAATCTTTTAAAAGCATATTGCTCTTTTACTGCTGGGCACAGTCTTTGGGTTGTGATGCCCTACATGGCTGGTGGCTCTTGCCTTCATATAATGAAATCGGCCTTTCCCGAGGGTTTTGAAGAACCTGTTATTGCAACTGTATTGCGTGAGGTTCTCAAAGCTCTTGTTTATCTCCATGCCCATGGGCACATACACAGAGATATTAAG GCTGGGAATATTTTGTTTGATTCTAATGGTGCAGTCAAAGTGGCTGACTTTGGAGTATCTGCGTGTATGTTTGATACCGGAGATAGGCAACGTTCAAGAAATACTTTTGTTGGAACACCTTGCTG GATGGCTCCTGAAGTTATGCAGCAATTGCATGGATATGATTTTAA AGCAGATATATGGTCGTTTGGTATAACAGCACTTGAACTTGCTCATGGTCATGCACCATTTTCCAAGTATCCACCGATGAAA GTTTTGCTTATGACTTTGCAAAATGCCCCTCCAGGTCTTGATTATGAAAGAGACAAGAGATTTTCAAAG TCTTTCAAAGAGTTGGTTGCCACCTGCTTAGTCAAAGACCCAAAGAAGCGTCCAAGCTCAGAAAAGCTTTTAAAGCACCACTTCTTTAAACATGCACGTGCCACCGAATATCTTGCTCGCACCATTCTCGATGGCCTTGCTCCATTAGGAGACCGCTTTAAAACGCTGAAG AACAAAGCTCTTTATGAAATGGAGCAATTATCTCAG AAAGAATATATTCGAGGAATTAGTGCCTGGAATTTTAACCTGGAAGATTTGAAGAGTCAAGCTGCTCTT ATTCAAGATGAAGACATGTCAATTGCAGAAAAGCCAGATACAGATAAGAAGAAAAAAGACATCTTAAATGACTTAAAGGTTCCCGCGGAGGAGCATTCTGCTTCTAATCATTCAGAGGGTAAATCCACACTGGACAAGGAG GATGGATTCAACAATCTTAAGGATTTGGAAAGTTCACTTGCTTCATTCCCTGTTAAACCTCTTCAAGCACTCAA AGGTTGTTTTGATgtctgtgatgatgatgatgtcaaTAATACTAGTCCAAGAGATTTGGATCACAGTTATGGAAGAATTGATAATGAAAGTTCTGGGCCAAGTAAAATGTCGCCTCAAAATTCTACTCAGCCTAAGAAATTTTTCTCTAGCTCTTTACAACCTgataatttttccaaaaaagttACTGATGTGGACAG GGATTATCCACAAACAAAATATCCTTCCGAACGGAATCACAGTGGTCCATTGTTATATCGGCAGAGGAGAGATATCAACAACTTTCCATCTG TTGATGACGCATCAGAAGGAGCGGTCGTCCAGCGTAGGGGACGGTTTAAGGTCACCTCAGCAGATCCCAGTTCAATG GGTCTTTCAAATAACTCTTCTGGCCCTGTTACTGGAAGTCCTACTCCTACTCCTACCAGTCCCCCAAAACAGAACTTAGTGACCGCTTCTATTCTTCCATCCCTGCAGTGCATCTTGCAACAGAACGGCTTGCAGAGG GAAGAAATTATTAAACTGATAAAGCACACAGAGCAATCTTATG CAGGTAAGAATTCAGAATCCATAGAGGCAGGAGCAGTTGATATTCTGCAG GCATCACCCGCGACAACTAGAGAAAAAGAGCTGCATTCGCAGGTGATTCAACTTCAGCAGAG CATTGGAAGCCTTGTTGAGGAATTGCAGAGAcaaaagatgaaaaatgttcaG TTAGAGAGACAGTTAAGCAGTATGGTCAAcaaaattgaaaagtga
- the LOC131625265 gene encoding secreted RxLR effector protein 161-like: MDDLNPASLPIETNLKLEKHGEEDKVDVTLFKQIIGSLRYVCNSGSVIGFTIGLLSRYMSEPRVSHMKTARRILRYLKRSIDYGILFQRDSEGEEATVTCFSNVDWCGDKEDQKSTTGYFFQVFGALILWCSKKQPVMAISTCEAEYIAGSYATCQAI; the protein is encoded by the coding sequence atggatgatttgaatcctGCATCCTTACCTATCGAAACAAACTTGAAGTTGGAGAAGCATGGAGAAGAAGACAAAGTCGATGTAACTTTGTTCAAGCAAATTATCGGATCTCTGAGATATGTGTGCAACAGTGGATCTGTTATAGGTTTCACAATCGGATTATTGAGCagatacatgagtgaaccaagaGTGTCACACATGAAGACTGCGAGAAGAATTCTAAGATACCTAAAAAGATCCATAGACTATGGAATTCTATTTCAACGAGACTCTGAAGGCGAAGAAGCAACAGTTACTTGCTTTTCAAAtgttgattggtgtggagataaggaagatcaaaAAAGCACAACTggatatttctttcaagtatttggtgcccTAATTTTatggtgttcgaagaaacaaCCTGTAATGGCAATATCAACGTGTGAAGCTGAATATATCGCAGGATCCTATGCTACATGTCAAGCAATTTGA